One part of the Vicia villosa cultivar HV-30 ecotype Madison, WI linkage group LG6, Vvil1.0, whole genome shotgun sequence genome encodes these proteins:
- the LOC131614048 gene encoding uncharacterized protein LOC131614048: protein MSVSGAGNWVRHQWKWSMEKIIRVSGEDINFIAEQLLELLKDYEPVEDGLDSYRWIKENDGAFTVKSCYKAFANKTTTHLITTNTKETLASLWKVRVPSNIQLFGWRFILNRLPTKDNLIARGIEIEDSKEGCEFCGNTMETRYHLFFECPFSTRMWDAVHTWMGSPMWIKEKEFMEFPNYCEKAKRKDIREVTFAIWMAVIWTLWLTRNAAIFNDDTVNFEDCLSSIKFVSWKWINLGKISTKNCCSYYEWHVAPLLSVF, encoded by the coding sequence ATGAGTGTGTCTGGAGCAGGAAATTGGGTGAGACATCAATGGAAGTGGAGCATGGAAAAGATCATAAGAGTTTCAGGTGAAGACATCAACTTCATAGCGGAACAGCTGCTAGAGCTTCTGAAAGACTATGAACCGGTGGAAGATGGTCTAGACTCGTACAGATGGATAAAGGAGAATGACGGCGCCTTTACAGTAAAATCTTGTTACAAAGCTTTCGCAAACAAGACAACAACTCATTTGATCACAACGAATACGAAAGAAACGCTAGCAAGCTTATGGAAGGTGAGAGTTCCATCAAACATTCAGCTTTTTGGATGGAGATTCATTCTAAATAGACTTCCAACGAAGGACAACCTAATAGCaagaggaattgaaattgaagaTTCTAAGGAAGGCTGCGAGTTCTGCGGAAACACCATGGAAACAAGGTACCATCTCTTTTTCGAATGTCCGTTTAGCACaagaatgtgggatgctgttcaTACTTGGATGGGCAGCCCTATGTGGATAAAAGAGAAAGAGTTTATGGAGTTTCCTAACTACTGTGAGAAGGCTAAAAGGAAGGATATTAGAGAGGTGACATTTGCGATCTGGATGGCTGTCATTTGGACCCTATGGCTCACAAGGAACGCAGCAATTTTCAATGACGATACGGTGAATTTCGAAGACTGTCTTTCCTCTATAAAATTCGTTTCGTGGAAATGGATAAATTTGGGAAAAATAAGTACCAAAAATTGTTGTAGCTACTACGAATGGCATGTTGCGCCTTTGCTATCTGTTTTCTAA